DNA sequence from the Magnetococcus sp. PR-3 genome:
AGATTTACCGGAGGTTGTTATGCCAACCAACACATCACCAGGCTGCCCTAAGGCTTGTACCATCCGTGCATAGTAGGCTTCGTAGCTATAGTCGTTGCCACACGCTGTCATGGCGGATGAATCCATCGCCAAGGTCATGGCAGGCAGGCCAGGACGGTTCACATGGGGGCGTAAACGTACCAACAGCTCCGCCGCCAAATGTTGTGCATCTGCGGCAGATCCACCATTGCCACAGAATAGCAATTTGCCGCCAGCTCCCAGAGCCTGCGCCATAGCTTGACCCATGGTCGCAAGCTGCGCCATGTAAGGCCCATCTAACATACGTGTCTTGAGGGCCAGGGAACGTTCAAACAGATCCCGTGCATATTTTTCAGCCTGCTCCGGCGTGGCAACGGTCATGGGGTAGTCTCCCTATCCATAAAACAGAAAAATGAATGTCCATACCCTAACAAAAAGCACGACACGGCTCACGGAAGTACGCACTTTTTTATAAAATCTGTTCTTTTATATCGTGCCGTTACTTTTGAGGATCCTTTAGAATAAGCAACCCTACTCTTGATCCAGGCTTGGTGTTAGACTTCCTGTTTCTTTAACGTAAAAATACCAACGTTTTCATCCTTCTTTTCGAGTGTGCTATGCGTATTGTTGAAGCTGTTCTTAATGGTGCCCTGCTGTTGGAAAACAAACGCTTTGAAGATTCACGTGGTTTTTTTATGGAAAGCTACAACCACGCACACTTCACCGAGCTTACCGGTTGGGATGGTCACTTTGTTCAAGATAACCACTCTCGCTCCAACCATAATGTACTTCGGGGCATGCACTATCAACTCGAGCAACCTCAAGCCAAATTGGTCCGGGTCACCGCAGGTCGGGTCTATGATGTCATTGTTGATCTACGCCAGAGCTCACCGACCTTTAAACAAAGCTACGGGACCTACCTCAGTGCTGAAAATGGTTATAGTCTGTGGATACCAGAAGGTTTTGCCCATGGCTTTCTCGTGACATCTCAACAGGCTGACTTAACCTATAAAGTTAACCGCTACTACCACCCTAAGGGTGAACGGTGCCTGCATTGGGCAGATCCTGAAATTGAGATGAGCTGGCCGTTAACCGACAACCAGCCCCCCAGTTTGTCAGACAAAGATCAGCAGGGCCTACCATGGCAAGCGCTGGATCTATTCTCGTAATCGCTCGGCTTGTGCATAATCAGCTCAAAGTATCGGCATACAGGCCGTTGTTTTTATAACTTGAAAAGTCAAAGGGTAAGAGGCACATACCATGACGGATAATTCTCTTTTTACCCGGCCAGCAGATGAACCAAAGATCTCTGTCATTATTCCTGTCAAAAACGAAGGCCATAACCTTAAAGCCTGCCTTGAAGGGATATTGACTCAGGATCATGCAGTCTTAGAGATCATTGTTGTCGATTCAGGCTCACAAGATGAGACCTGCACCATAGCCCAAAGCTACCCTAAGGTTAAACTTGTTGAGATTGACCCTTCGACCTTTAACCATGGGGATACCAGAAATTTGGCTGTAAGCCACTGCCAGGGGGAAATGATCTTGGCAACCGTGGGTGATGCACGAGCATCCAATCATCAATGGATCTCTCGCCTGCTTGAAGGCATGGAAAACCCGGATACATGGGGGGTGTGCGGACTACAAGTCGTTCCTCATGAACAGGATAAAAATCCTGTAGATTGGTACAGACCTGTCTCCACCCCCACCAGCAGCCACTATCATTATGAGAATGAAGAAGCCTTTGAACGTGCTGATCTAACCGAAAAAAGGTCTGCCACAGGGTGGGATGATGTGACGGCTCTATACCGGGCAGAGGCTTTAAAACAGCTCCCTTTCCCAAAAACCCCCTATTCAGAAGATATGCTCTGGGCAGCTCAAGCACTGCGGATGGGAAAAAGGCTTGTCTACAACCCAGCAGCTCAGGTCTATCATTACCACACCTATGATGCGCACACGGTATGGCGGGTAACGCTCATCAGCATCTATATGCGCTATCTTGTCATCGGGGTAGAACCCAGTGATTACAGTACTTTCCATGTATTTCTTCAAACTGTAAAACTATTGCTCCGCACCCCAGGCCTTAGCATAAAACAGCGCCTGTATTGGCTGCGTTATAACTGGATGCTCATTCAAGCACGACGGGATTGCATTCAGATCTGCCAAAAGACGATACAACAAGGGAATAAAGCCTTTAGTGCACTCTTCAATAGACACTGTGCCACCCCCCCTATACCGCTAAAACCGAAAAATAAAACAACACCTTAAACAAAAAACATTCAATAAAAGCGTTTTTGTCTAGCCTTACTCCAACACAACCTTGGCTGGTATGATAGCTGCATTGTCAGATCGTACAACTGATAGATCGATCATGTCCTGCTCAGGAGAAATTGAATGAAGGCTTTGGTAACAGGTGGTGCCGGTTTTATGGGCTCTCACGTCGCAGAGGAGTTGGTCACAGCAGGCCATGATGTGGTTGTTTTAGATGACCTAAGCGGCGGATTTACTGAAAACCTACCCGATGGTGTCACCTTTATTGAAGGATCCATTGTTGATCAAACTTTGATCAAACAGATTTTTCAAGAACACCAGTTTGATCATGTCTATCACTTGGCAGCCTATGCAGCAGAGGGTTTAAGCCACTTTATCCGTCATTTTAATTATGAAAACAACCTCATTGGCAGTGTCAATTTAATCAATGCGGCGGTGAACCATGGGGTGAAAAGCTTTGTATTCACAAGCTCTATTGCCGTTTATGGTGGTCAAGAGCCCCCTTTTGTAGAGACCAGTTACCCCCTGCCTGAAGACCCCTACGCCATTGCCAAATTTGCCATCGAAATGGATCTCAAGGTTGCCCATGAAATGTGGGGCATGAACTTCATCATTTTCCGCCCCCACAATGTGTATGGTGAACGTCAGAATATTGGTGATAAATATAGAAATGTCATTGGTATTTTCATGAACCAACTGATGCAGGATAAAGAGATCACTATTTTTGGTGACGGTGCCCAAACACGGGCCTTTACCTACATTCGTGATATCTCCTCCATTATTGCGCAGTCGGTGTTTGAGCCAAAAGCACAAAACGAAGTCTTTAATTTGGGATCCAGCACCCCCTACAGCGTTAGTGAACTGGCCGAGTCGGTTCAGTCAGCCAT
Encoded proteins:
- a CDS encoding NAD-dependent epimerase/dehydratase family protein translates to MKALVTGGAGFMGSHVAEELVTAGHDVVVLDDLSGGFTENLPDGVTFIEGSIVDQTLIKQIFQEHQFDHVYHLAAYAAEGLSHFIRHFNYENNLIGSVNLINAAVNHGVKSFVFTSSIAVYGGQEPPFVETSYPLPEDPYAIAKFAIEMDLKVAHEMWGMNFIIFRPHNVYGERQNIGDKYRNVIGIFMNQLMQDKEITIFGDGAQTRAFTYIRDISSIIAQSVFEPKAQNEVFNLGSSTPYSVSELAESVQSAMGKSGKIKYLQARNEVVHAYSDHQKVADIFGPLTTTPLEEGLVKMAQWAQQTGSRSSQEFDHIEIRNKLPEGW
- the rfbC gene encoding dTDP-4-dehydrorhamnose 3,5-epimerase; amino-acid sequence: MRIVEAVLNGALLLENKRFEDSRGFFMESYNHAHFTELTGWDGHFVQDNHSRSNHNVLRGMHYQLEQPQAKLVRVTAGRVYDVIVDLRQSSPTFKQSYGTYLSAENGYSLWIPEGFAHGFLVTSQQADLTYKVNRYYHPKGERCLHWADPEIEMSWPLTDNQPPSLSDKDQQGLPWQALDLFS
- a CDS encoding D-sedoheptulose-7-phosphate isomerase, with protein sequence MTVATPEQAEKYARDLFERSLALKTRMLDGPYMAQLATMGQAMAQALGAGGKLLFCGNGGSAADAQHLAAELLVRLRPHVNRPGLPAMTLAMDSSAMTACGNDYSYEAYYARMVQALGQPGDVLVGITTSGKSPNVLQALEQARSQGLVTMGLLGGDGGPARPLCDHALVVPDRETGRIQEMHITAGHVLMELTEEFLLADGTIVNEA
- a CDS encoding glycosyltransferase family 2 protein, with amino-acid sequence MTDNSLFTRPADEPKISVIIPVKNEGHNLKACLEGILTQDHAVLEIIVVDSGSQDETCTIAQSYPKVKLVEIDPSTFNHGDTRNLAVSHCQGEMILATVGDARASNHQWISRLLEGMENPDTWGVCGLQVVPHEQDKNPVDWYRPVSTPTSSHYHYENEEAFERADLTEKRSATGWDDVTALYRAEALKQLPFPKTPYSEDMLWAAQALRMGKRLVYNPAAQVYHYHTYDAHTVWRVTLISIYMRYLVIGVEPSDYSTFHVFLQTVKLLLRTPGLSIKQRLYWLRYNWMLIQARRDCIQICQKTIQQGNKAFSALFNRHCATPPIPLKPKNKTTP